The nucleotide sequence GGATATCGGCATGGTGATCCGTGATCGCGCCGGCCGGTTCGTGATGATCGATGACTCGCGGCTCGACGGGATCTTTGACTTTATCGCCGCCAGCGGCAAACCGGTGGTCGCCCATCTCGGCGAACCGCGCAACTGCTGGCTGCCGGTGGAGCGAATGACGGTGAACAACGATCGCTCCTATTTCAGCCGGCATCCGGAGTATCATATGTTTCTGCACCCCGAGGTGCCCTCTTATGCAGAGCAGATCCGCAGCCGGGATCACTGGCTGGAGAAAAATCCAAACCTCAAGGTCATCGGTGCACATCTCGGCAGTCTTGAGTATGATGTGGAGGAATTGGCCAAGCGCCTCGAGCGCTATGCCAATTTCTCTGTGGATTTGACGGCGCGCATCTGCCACCTTCAGATACAGGACCGGGATCGGGTGTTGCGGTTTTTCGACCAGTACCAGGATCGACTGCTCTATGGCACGGATTTAGAGATCGAAGAGGGCGAGCAACCGGCGCAGGTGAGGGAAAAAGTGCATCGTACCTGGCGGGATGATTGGATCTATCTGAGCACCGATCAAAAACTGACCTCGCCCCTGGTCAACGGCGGATTCCGTGGGCTGAAATTAAGCCCCGCGGTTCTGCATAAAGTGCTTCATGCCAATGCCTGCACATGGCTGGGCCTGGAGGAGTAAAAGTTTTAAGTGGCGCCATTCCTTCACCAATCCAGTTTTGACCGGATTGTTGACGATATATCTCGCAATTCTTCGTGTTTCTGCCTCGCTGCGCGAAAAATGATCAAAGCTTTCATGCTGCCAGAATTTTCCGGAACGATTGAGCAGCCGGTTCGCTTCGACCGCTGTATAT is from bacterium and encodes:
- a CDS encoding amidohydrolase family protein is translated as MNPTILLWLLTLLSAPAVDPPQFHSIPKTDSHVHLCTFDSAFVQQARTDRFRLVTILVGATDSISIQRQRQWAVAQAGRFPGRVYWITTFSLQGFEEPGWQEKTIDHLRRDFADGAVGVKVWKDIGMVIRDRAGRFVMIDDSRLDGIFDFIAASGKPVVAHLGEPRNCWLPVERMTVNNDRSYFSRHPEYHMFLHPEVPSYAEQIRSRDHWLEKNPNLKVIGAHLGSLEYDVEELAKRLERYANFSVDLTARICHLQIQDRDRVLRFFDQYQDRLLYGTDLEIEEGEQPAQVREKVHRTWRDDWIYLSTDQKLTSPLVNGGFRGLKLSPAVLHKVLHANACTWLGLEE